The Eptesicus fuscus isolate TK198812 chromosome 17, DD_ASM_mEF_20220401, whole genome shotgun sequence genome has a window encoding:
- the CSTF2T gene encoding cleavage stimulation factor subunit 2 tau variant → MSSLAVRDPAMDRSLRSVFVGNIPYEATEEQLKDIFSEVGSVVSFRLVYDRETGKPKGYGFCEYQDQETALSAMRNLNGREFSGRALRVDNAASEKNKEELKSLGPAAPIIDSPYGDPIDPEDAPESITRAVASLPPEQMFELMKQMKLCVQNSHQEARNMLLQNPQLAYALLQAQVVMRIMDPEIALKILHRKIHVTPLIPGKSQPVSGPVAGPVPGPGPVAGPVSGPGPGPGLCPGPNVLLNQQNPPAPQPQHLARRPVKDIPPLMQTPIQGGIPAPGPMPAAVPGPGSLTPGGALQPQVGMPVVGPVPLERGQMQMSDPRAPMPRGPMTAGGLPPRGLLGDAPNDPRGGTLLSVTHTGEVEPRGYLGPPHQGPPMHHAPGHDSRGPSSHEMRGGPITDPRMLIGEPRGPMIDQRGLPLDGRGSRDSRGMETRAMETEVLEARVMERRGMETCAMEARGMEGRGMDGRGMEIRGPGPSSRGPMASGIQGPGPINMGAGGPQGPRQVPSISGVGNPGAGMQGAGMQGPGMQGAGMQGPGMQGAGMQGPGMQGAGMQGGGMQGAGMQGAGMQGAGMQGGGMQGAGMQGGGMQGAGLQGAGMQGTGIQGAGKQSGGQPSSFSPGQSQVTPQDQEKAALIMQVLQLTADQIAMLPPEQRQSILILKEQIQKSTGAS, encoded by the coding sequence ATGTCGAGTTTGGCGGTGAGAGACCCGGCAATGGATCGATCACTGCGTTCCGTGTTCGTGGGGAACATTCCGTACGAGGCAACTGAGGAGCAGCTAAAGGACATTTTTTCGGAGGTGGGTTCTGTTGTCAGTTTCCGGCTGGTGTACGATCGAGAGACGGGGAAACCCAAGGGTTATGGCTTCTGCGAGTACCAAGACCAGGAGACCGCGCTTAGTGCCATGCGGAACCTGAATGGGCGGGAGTTCAGCGGCAGAGCGCTTCGGGTGGACAATGCTGCCAGTGAAAAGAACAAGGAGGAGTTGAAGAGCTTAGGGCCTGCGGCGCCCATCATTGACTCACCCTATGGGGACCCCATAGATCCGGAGGATGCCCCTGAATCAATTACCAGAGCAGTCGCTAGTCTCCCCCCGGAGCAGATGTTTGAGCTGATGAAGCAGATGAAACTCTGTGTCCAAAACAGTCACCAGGAAGCTCGAAACATGTTACTTCAGAACCCGCAACTGGCTTATGCGCTGTTGCAGGCACAAgtagtgatgagaatcatggacccAGAGATTGCTCTGAAAATTCTGCATCGCAAGATACACGTCACACCACTGATCCCAGGCAAATCTCAGCCTGTCTCTGGTCCTGTCGCTGGTCCtgttcctggccctggccctgtcgCTGGCCCTgtctctggccctggccctggccctgggctctgccCAGGACCTAATGTGTTGCTGAACCAGCAGAATCCTCCAGCTCCTCAGCCTCAGCATTTGGCTAGAAGGCCTGTGAAAGACATTCCTCCTCTGATGCAGACCCCTATCCAGGGTGGAATTCCGGCCCCCGGGCCCATGCCAGCTGCAGTTCCTGGACCTGGCTCTTTAACTCCTGGGGGAGCTCTGCAGCCCCAAGTTGGAATGCCAGTGGTTGGTCCTGTGCCTTTAGAGCGGGGACAGATGCAGATGTCGGATCCTAGAGCTCCTATGCCACGTGGACCCATGACTGCTGGTGGACTACCTCCTCGAGGGTTGTTGGGAGATGCTCCAAATGACCCACGTGGAGGGACTTTGCTTTCAGTCACTCACACTGGAGAAGTAGAGCCCAGAGGCTATCTTGGGCCACCTCATCAGGGTCCCCCCATGCACCATGCCCCTGGTCATGACAGCCGTGGCCCTTCCTCACATGAGATGAGGGGAGGGCCAATCACCGATCCCAGGATGCTAATTGGAGAGCCCAGAGGACCGATGATCGATCAAAGGGGGCTACCTCTGGATGGTAGAGGAAGTAGAGACTCTCGAGGGATGGAGACCCGAGCCATGGAAACTGAGGTCTTAGAGGCACGAGTGATGGAGAGAAGAGGAATGGAGACCTGTGCCATGGAAGCCAGAGGCATGGAAGGAAGAGGCATGGATGGAAGAGGAATGGAGATACGGGGCCCTGGCCCCAGTTCAAGAGGCCCTATGGCCAGTGGAATCCAGGGTCCTGGTCCCATTAATATGGGGGCAGGTGGTCCACAGGGACCCAGGCAGGTCCCAAGcatttcaggggtggggaatcctGGAGCTGGCATGCAGGGAGCAGGCATGCAAGGACCAGGTATGCAGGGAGCAGGCATGCaaggaccaggcatgcagggagcaGGCATGCaaggaccaggcatgcagggagcaGGTATGCAGGGAGGAGGCATGCAGGGAGCAGGCATGCAGGGAGCAGGTATGCAGGGAGCAGGTATGCAGGGAGGAGGCATGCAGGGAGCAGGCATGCAGGGAGGAGGCATGCAAGGGGCAGGCCTACAGGGAGCAGGCATGCAGGGAACAGGTATACAGGGGGCAGGCAAGCAAAGTGGAGGCCAGCCTAGCAGTTTTAGTCCTGGGCAGAGCCAAGTAACTCCACAGGATCAAGAAAAGGCAGCTTTGATCATGCAGGTTCTTCAACTGACTGCAGATCAAATTGCCATGCTGCCTCCTGAGCAAAGGCAGAGTATCCTGATTTTAAAGGAGCAAATCCAGAAATCTACTGGAGCTTCTTGA
- the LOC103296369 gene encoding acyl-CoA-binding protein-like: MSSLQVTNPIALSQAAFDKAAEEVKHLKSKPEDNEMLFLYSRYKQATVGDIDKERPGMMDLKGRAKWDAWNELKGTAREDAMKAYISKVEELKQKYGI; this comes from the coding sequence ATGAGCTCCTTGCAAGTAACCAACCCCATCGCCCTGTCTCAGGCTGCGTTTGACAAAGCTGCTGAGGAAGTTAAGCACCTCAAGAGCAAGCCAGAGGACAATGAGATGCTGTTCCTCTACAGCCGCTACAAACAAGCCACGGTGGGTGACATAGATAAAGAACGGCCCGGGATGATGGACCTCAAAGGCAGGGCCAAGTGGGATGCATGGAATGAGCTGAAAGGAACTGCCAGGGAAGACGCCATGAAAGCTTACATCAGCAAAGTAGAAGAACTGAAGCAAAAATACGGAATCTAG